One genomic region from Calypte anna isolate BGI_N300 chromosome 8, bCalAnn1_v1.p, whole genome shotgun sequence encodes:
- the TCTEX1D1 gene encoding tctex1 domain-containing protein 1, translating into MDGGDPRSGPRKSFPVAAVDEILRDVLGSSLREQRYEAERCREMVKDIAEVIKARVKELMVPRYKVVVVTHIGQLNEQSMQIGSRCLWDPASDTFSSYVFKNSSLFALAVVYAVYFE; encoded by the exons ATGGATGGCGGAGACCCCCGCTCGG GTCCCCGCAAGAGCTTTCCGGTGGCGGCGGTGGATGAGATCCTGAGGGATGTGTTGGGGAGCTCCCTGAGGGAGCAGCGCTACGAAGCGGAGCGGTGCAGGGAGATGGTGAAGGATATTGCTGAG GTGATTAAAGCTCGGGTGAAGGAGCTGATGGTACCCAGGTACAAGGTTGTTGTGGTGACACATATTGGGCAGCTGAATGAGCAGAGCATGCAGATTGGCAGCAGGTGCCTGTGGGATCCTGCAAGTGACACCTTTTCATCCTATGTGTTCAAGAACTCTTCCCTGTTTGCTCTTGCAGTTGTCTATGCTGTCTATTTTGAGTGA
- the INSL5 gene encoding insulin-like peptide INSL5, whose amino-acid sequence MRGRVLVLLGLLVLVREGRGEGNTVRLCGRDFVRAVVFTCGGSRWKRHLAAEHPLLASNTDATESANPLPFPPQSNAYPDSWSYRHQGLEAESQETHSSEEPEPERDLRGTRKTPLLAKREAAKLLTTSCCSLGCTEREISSLC is encoded by the exons atgaggggcagggtgctggtcctgctggggctcctggtgctggttcgggaaggaagaggagaggggaacaCGGTGAGGCTCTGCGGGAGAGACTTTGTCCGAGCTGTGGTCTTCACCTGCGGAGGCTCCCGCTGGAAAAGGCACCTGGCTGCTGAGCACCCCCTGCTAG CTTCGAACACGGATGCGACAGAGAGTGCCAACCCCCTGCCTTTCCCACCCCAGAGCAATGCTTATCCTGACTCCTGGAGCTACAGACACCAAGGGCTGGAGGCTGAGAGCCAAGAAACCCACAGCTCCGAGGAGCCTGAGCCAGAGAGAGACCTGCGAGGCACCAGGAAAACCCCTCTGCTGGCAAAGCGAGAAGCAGCCAAGCTGCTgaccacctcctgctgcagcctgggctgcaccGAGAGAGAGATCAGCTCCCTCTGCTAA